One part of the Aspergillus luchuensis IFO 4308 DNA, chromosome 5, nearly complete sequence genome encodes these proteins:
- a CDS encoding uncharacterized protein (COG:S;~EggNog:ENOG410Q28K;~TransMembrane:1 (o174-202i);~antiSMASH:Cluster_5.21) produces the protein MSSQVCHGMHNGVIQNIQADLPCGVTNSSHPYVTCCVNGDYCLSNSICVNTNDKDGDYYYAADCTDETLTDPACGTRCGGRNSAEIVYTSDGYWACCENSYGTVNCSNPSDEIFPGVAPSKLATIQYLPSTASGTPTYAVASSTSTSDSSNANTTTTSSSSSSTSSSSSASSGIGAGAAAGIGVGAAAGFVIVAAILALLYFRRRKAQNNVLPQGAGGYNGLGDGSWAQTQPVAHPVYELDRTGPHPELDGQPKVM, from the exons atgtcttcaCAAGTCTGCCATGGCATGCACAACGGGGTAATTCAGAATATCCAAGCCGACCTGCCGTGTGGTGTCACCAACTCCAGTCATCCCTATGTTACCTGCTGCGTCAATGGCGACTACTGCCTCAGCAATTCCATCTGCGTGAACACGAACGACAAGGACggagattattattatgcgGCCGACTGCACAGACGAGACCCTGACAGATCCCGCCTGCGGGACACGATGTG GAGGCAGAAATAGCGCCGAGATCGTATACACCTCCGATGGTTACTGGGCCTGCTGCGAAAATTCATACGGGACGGTAAACTGCTCGAACCCTTCCGACGAAATCTTCCCCGGCGTCGCGCCCTCAAAACTCGCTACCATTCAATATCTGCCGTCCACGGCGTCCGGCACGCCAACTTATGCGGTCGCATCTTCTACCTCTACCTCCGATTCCTCAAACGCTAATACCACGACAacttcgtcctcttcctcctctaccAGTTCGTCGAGCAGTGCATCTTCCGGTATCGGTGCCGGCGCGGCAGCCGGAATCGGTGTGGGCGCTGCCGCAGGATTCGTCATAGTCGCAGCCATACTAGCACTTCTGTACTTCCGCCGGCGGAAAGCGCAGAATAATGTTCTTCCCCAAGGAGCTGGGGGATATAATGGGTTGGGAGATGGTTCGTGGGCGCAGACTCAACCCGTGGCTCATCCCGTATATGAGCTGGATCGGACCGGGCCGCATCCCGAACTGGATGGGCAGCCCAAGGTTATGTAA
- a CDS encoding uncharacterized protein (COG:I;~EggNog:ENOG410PMHS;~InterPro:IPR019826,IPR002018,IPR029058;~MEROPS:MER0077889;~PFAM:PF00135;~SECRETED:SignalP(1-16);~antiSMASH:Cluster_5.21), with product MILSTLLLLLPALTAASVDHLTVRTRTGKFTGLLNPDFPSVREFRSIPYAQPPVASRRWLPPAPLADSDETHYATNYPPSCAQYVSGNPSVFGSIVPEFYIWDGTENSTAGLMAQASSEDCLQLAIWAPTNATNLPVIVFFTGGAFKTGGINIPYQLPPSWVSRTQSHIVVTTNYRVNIMGFPNAAGLDNQNLGILDQRAALEWVHENIHNFGGDPKAITLWGQSAGSISTDFHTYAWHDDLIARATISQSGTALKPLDNYDYDHTNFTFVAKHMGCDFPTNSAAELDCMRQVSVNRIQNFVGQYTDNGTTPKLTFTPIADEKVVFSDYPARAAKGLIANTPAIMSNCANEAAALYTFPTNNVTAGPWQPGVNAATLEGWLCVSANTSIVRYNANRTTYRYQFAGNFSNVSPMHWLGAYHSSDLTMNFGTCPWKCDVAGEEDERNYAGLPVGVYEGSGERVGADGVASF from the coding sequence ATGATCCTGTCCACCCTCCTACTCCTTCTACCGGCTCTAACGGCCGCCAGTGTTGACCACTTGACTGTCCGCACAAGAACAGGCAAATTCACAGGCCTTCTCAATCCAGACTTTCCATCCGTGCGGGAGTTCCGATCTATCCCATACGCGCAACCCCCGGTAGCCTCACGACGATGGCTTCCACCCGCGCCTCTCGCCGACTCCGATGAAACTCACTACGCGACCAACTACCCTCCCTCCTGCGCCCAATATGTCTCCGGTAACCCCAGCGTCTTCGGCTCCATCGTCCCCGAATTCTACATATGGGACGGGACCGAGAACTCCACCGCTGGCCTAATGGCCCAAGCCAGCTCCGAAGACTGCCTGCAACTCGCCATCTGGGCTCCTACCAACGCCACCAACCTCCccgtcatcgtcttcttcaccggTGGAGCATTCAAAACTGGCGGAATCAACATCCCCTACCAGCTGCCTCCATCCTGGGTCTCTCGCACCCAAAGCCACATCGTAGTAACCACCAACTACCGCGTCAACATCATGGGTTTCCCCAACGCCGCCGGCCTGGACAACCAAAACCTCGGAATCCTTGACCAACGGGCCGCTCTGGAATGGGTGCACGAAAACATCCACAACTTCGGCGGGGATCCCAAAGCCATCACCCTCTGGGGCCAATCCGCCGGCTCCATCTCCACAGACTTCCACACCTACGCATGGCACGACGACCTCATCGCACGCGCCACAATCTCCCAATCCGGCACAGCCCTAAAACCCCTCGACAACTACGACTACGACCACACGAACTTTACCTTTGTCGCGAAACACATGGGCTGCGACTTCCCCACCAACTCGGCCGCTGAACTTGACTGCATGCGCCAAGTCTCCGTCAACCGCATCCAGAACTTCGTCGGACAGTACACCGACAATGGCACAACACCAAAATTAACATTCACCCCCATTGCAGACGAAAAGGTCGTCTTCTCAGACTACCCCGCTCGCGCTGCGAAGGGCCTCATCGCCAACACCCCGGCCATCATGTCTAACTGCGCCAACGAGGCCGCAGCGCTATACACGTTTCCCACGAACAACGTCACCGCGGGACCATGGCAGCCTGGCGTGAACGCCGCCACATTGGAGGGCTGGCTCTGCGTGTCCGCGAACACAAGTATCGTGCGGTATAACGCGAATCGCACAACGTATCGGTACCAGTTCGCTGGGAACTTCAGTAACGTGAGTCCGATGCATTGGTTGGGCGCGTACCACTCCAGTGACCTGACGATGAACTTCGGGACATGTCCGTGGAAATGCGAcgttgctggagaagaagacgagcgAAACTATGCAGGATTACCTGTTGGCGTTTATGAGGGATCCGGAGAACGGGTTGGAGCGGATGGGGTGGCCAGCTTTTGA